A single Paracholeplasma manati DNA region contains:
- a CDS encoding RNA-binding S4 domain-containing protein, whose translation MRLDKYLKVSRLIKRRTVAKDAALADLIYINDKVAKPASTVKPGDTLTLHFGIKILTVKVVSIDIPKPKSEDVMFELISETKKS comes from the coding sequence ATGAGACTCGATAAGTATCTAAAAGTATCTCGCTTAATCAAACGTAGAACGGTTGCGAAAGACGCTGCTTTAGCGGATTTGATCTACATCAACGATAAAGTGGCGAAACCCGCTTCTACTGTTAAACCTGGCGACACTTTGACACTTCACTTTGGAATAAAAATCCTAACCGTCAAAGTGGTTTCCATTGATATCCCGAAACCCAAATCGGAGGATGTCATGTTTGAACTCATCAGTGAAACAAAAAAGTCGTAA
- the ftsH gene encoding ATP-dependent zinc metalloprotease FtsH yields MKKTPMNYGIYIIAIIVLFGSFFFIQNLFKPSAPEPLTPTEFIEKLDAGEFAGMTIKYTPIGGEDNNVYRVTISDAEGPQYVFEIFMPTLNDILLTIEPTDNITLDYVEKSTVTIWAVLGNIVIPVILVIGLIIFLYRTMSGGGNNKAFEFSKSRARLSNSKAVTFKDVAGCDEEKTELVEVIDFLKFPRKYKEMGARIPKGILLVGSPGTGKTLLAKAVAGEASVPFFSISGSDFVEMFVGVGASRVRDLFKVAKENAPCIIFIDEIDAVGRQRGAGMGGGHDEREQTLNQLLVEMDGFNPNAGIIIMAATNRPDVLDPALLRPGRFDRQITINLPDVIGREAILKVHARNKKVSPEVKFEDISHRIPGFSGADIENLLNEAALLAARANRKMIELSDIDEAVDRVLMGPAKKSRKVTERERQVISYHEAGHAVIGIKLENASIVQKVTIIARGRAGGYNLMLPREEGYLRTKKALLEEITGNLGGRVAEELVFGDVTTGAYQDFQTATKIARAMVTEYGMSNLGPIQYESQQGSVFLGRDYLKERNFSDQVALEIDKEVREIITSCYEQAKQIIIENRALLDTITHYLLEVETLNKQDIDEIVASGKLGWWEERKLKKDEPVNSDNPLDKTDENPLVKADETR; encoded by the coding sequence ATGAAGAAAACCCCGATGAACTATGGCATCTATATTATCGCCATCATAGTTCTATTCGGTTCGTTCTTCTTCATCCAAAATTTATTTAAACCGAGTGCACCAGAGCCACTTACCCCAACTGAGTTTATCGAGAAACTCGATGCTGGAGAATTCGCTGGTATGACCATCAAGTATACCCCAATTGGTGGGGAAGATAACAACGTTTATCGCGTCACCATTTCGGATGCAGAAGGTCCTCAATATGTCTTTGAAATCTTCATGCCAACCTTGAATGACATTCTGTTAACCATCGAACCTACCGATAACATCACATTGGATTACGTGGAAAAGTCCACAGTTACCATTTGGGCTGTCTTAGGGAATATTGTGATTCCTGTCATCTTGGTTATTGGTCTGATCATCTTCTTATACCGCACCATGAGTGGTGGCGGTAACAACAAAGCCTTTGAATTCTCAAAATCTCGTGCTCGTCTTTCCAACAGTAAAGCTGTTACTTTTAAAGATGTTGCCGGCTGTGATGAGGAAAAGACCGAGTTGGTTGAAGTCATCGACTTCTTAAAATTCCCTAGAAAATATAAAGAAATGGGTGCTCGTATCCCTAAAGGTATCCTTTTGGTTGGTTCACCAGGTACTGGTAAAACCTTATTAGCGAAAGCCGTTGCCGGTGAAGCAAGCGTTCCATTCTTCTCCATTTCTGGTTCTGACTTCGTCGAAATGTTCGTCGGTGTCGGTGCTTCACGTGTCAGAGATTTATTTAAGGTTGCGAAAGAAAACGCCCCTTGTATCATCTTCATCGATGAAATTGATGCAGTAGGTCGTCAAAGAGGTGCTGGTATGGGTGGTGGTCACGATGAACGTGAACAAACCCTGAACCAATTGCTCGTTGAAATGGATGGATTCAATCCAAATGCTGGTATCATCATCATGGCTGCGACCAACCGTCCAGACGTTTTAGACCCAGCATTATTAAGACCAGGCCGTTTTGACCGACAAATTACCATTAATTTACCAGATGTTATTGGCAGAGAAGCCATCCTTAAAGTTCACGCAAGAAACAAAAAAGTTTCCCCAGAGGTTAAGTTTGAAGACATTTCTCACCGTATCCCTGGATTCTCCGGCGCTGACATCGAAAACCTATTGAATGAAGCAGCGTTACTCGCTGCTAGAGCCAATCGTAAGATGATTGAATTGTCCGATATCGATGAAGCGGTTGACCGCGTTCTCATGGGACCTGCGAAGAAATCGCGTAAAGTTACCGAAAGAGAACGTCAAGTCATTTCCTACCATGAAGCAGGACATGCAGTCATTGGTATTAAATTAGAAAACGCAAGTATTGTTCAAAAAGTAACCATCATTGCGAGAGGTCGTGCTGGTGGATATAACTTAATGTTACCTAGAGAGGAAGGCTACCTTAGAACAAAGAAAGCCTTACTTGAAGAAATCACTGGTAACTTAGGTGGCCGTGTGGCTGAAGAACTTGTCTTTGGTGACGTGACTACCGGGGCTTATCAAGACTTCCAAACTGCAACCAAAATTGCGAGAGCAATGGTCACTGAGTATGGTATGTCCAATTTAGGTCCAATCCAATACGAATCTCAACAAGGCTCTGTCTTCTTAGGTAGAGACTACTTGAAAGAACGTAATTTCTCCGATCAAGTCGCACTAGAAATCGATAAAGAAGTCCGAGAAATCATCACCAGCTGTTATGAACAAGCCAAACAAATCATCATTGAAAATCGAGCACTACTCGATACCATTACCCATTATCTACTTGAAGTTGAAACCTTGAACAAACAAGATATCGATGAAATTGTAGCGTCTGGTAAACTCGGATGGTGGGAAGAACGCAAGCTTAAAAAAGATGAGCCTGTAAATTCTGATAATCCACTCGATAAAACCGATGAAAATCCATTGGTAAAAGCCGATGAGACTCGATAA
- the hpt gene encoding hypoxanthine phosphoribosyltransferase: MSIYNDIERVLVSQDEIAAICERLGKQITADYQGKERPILLGLLKGCVPFMSDLSKHIDLPIEIEYMDVSSYHGNITSSGDVKIRKDMNTSVMDRDILIAEDIVDTGKTLDTIVKLLRHRGAKSVEVVTLLDKPAGRVIPFTPKYIGTVVPKEFVVGYGLDYNELYRNIPYVGVLKPEIYKK, encoded by the coding sequence ATGAGTATTTATAATGACATTGAAAGAGTATTGGTTAGCCAAGATGAGATTGCAGCCATATGTGAACGCCTTGGGAAGCAAATTACCGCTGATTATCAAGGTAAAGAAAGACCCATCTTACTAGGATTGTTAAAAGGCTGTGTGCCATTTATGTCTGATTTATCCAAACACATCGATTTGCCAATTGAAATCGAATATATGGATGTATCAAGTTACCACGGAAACATCACTTCTTCCGGGGATGTGAAGATTCGTAAAGACATGAACACATCGGTTATGGACCGTGACATTTTGATTGCTGAAGACATCGTCGATACCGGCAAAACCTTAGACACCATCGTTAAATTACTAAGACACCGTGGTGCGAAATCTGTTGAAGTCGTCACGTTACTCGATAAACCCGCAGGACGTGTCATCCCATTTACACCGAAATACATCGGTACCGTTGTCCCTAAAGAATTCGTTGTTGGTTATGGTTTGGATTACAACGAACTGTATCGTAACATCCCATATGTTGGGGTATTAAAACCAGAAATATATAAGAAATAG
- a CDS encoding ferritin-like domain-containing protein, producing MKKTLLLIGALLLTGFLTVGIFAASTPTTMTSTSLDLEDSYTLEEMLNITLLDELKAKATYEAIIDTYGEVKPFTRIVLAEQRHIDALLVLFNTYGFEVPAFDSSTVVVPESLTAALEAGVQAEVDNIALYDAFLSQTDLPEDVVTTFTALQRASENHLRAFNRGLVGSQIQNFGQQIRNQFGKLGFKGNGHKGNK from the coding sequence ATGAAAAAAACACTTTTATTGATTGGCGCATTATTACTTACAGGGTTCCTAACAGTCGGTATATTCGCTGCTAGCACCCCAACCACTATGACATCTACATCTTTGGATTTAGAAGACAGTTACACTTTAGAGGAAATGTTGAACATCACATTACTCGATGAGTTAAAAGCGAAAGCAACCTATGAGGCAATCATCGATACATATGGTGAAGTTAAACCATTCACTCGTATTGTATTGGCTGAACAACGTCACATTGACGCGCTACTTGTATTATTTAACACTTATGGTTTTGAAGTGCCTGCCTTTGATTCAAGCACCGTTGTAGTTCCAGAATCACTCACTGCAGCACTTGAAGCTGGTGTACAAGCTGAAGTCGATAATATCGCTTTATACGACGCATTCTTAAGCCAAACCGATTTACCTGAGGATGTTGTTACGACATTTACGGCATTACAACGTGCATCAGAAAATCACTTAAGAGCATTCAATCGTGGTTTAGTTGGATCACAAATCCAAAATTTCGGACAACAAATTCGTAACCAATTTGGTAAACTTGGATTCAAAGGTAACGGCCATAAAGGCAACAAATAG
- the rpoE gene encoding DNA-directed RNA polymerase subunit delta, with amino-acid sequence MAKQTYVNKSMVEIAEEILRSEGKKNIYDLLESVASLKEISKEDTEKLTQLYIDMTLSAKFVFCGNDEWDLKENNLELWDKDGSYFNTTEEVVEEEEDDTLTVDDYYIPEEDEIELKDDEEDDEEEDGILPDDEEEEDLLLDEEDAIIIEDEEDIDFDDDDYNEIMDDYEDMYDK; translated from the coding sequence ATGGCTAAACAAACGTATGTAAACAAATCCATGGTTGAAATTGCTGAAGAGATTTTAAGATCAGAAGGCAAAAAGAATATCTACGATTTATTAGAATCAGTGGCATCACTTAAAGAAATCTCTAAAGAAGACACTGAAAAATTAACACAACTATACATTGACATGACCTTGTCAGCAAAATTCGTTTTTTGTGGCAATGATGAATGGGATCTAAAAGAAAATAACCTTGAACTTTGGGATAAAGATGGTTCTTACTTCAACACCACTGAAGAAGTGGTAGAGGAAGAAGAAGACGACACATTGACTGTTGACGACTACTATATTCCTGAAGAAGACGAAATCGAACTCAAAGATGATGAAGAAGACGATGAAGAAGAAGATGGTATCCTTCCTGACGATGAAGAAGAGGAAGACTTACTACTTGACGAAGAAGACGCCATCATCATTGAAGATGAAGAAGACATTGACTTCGACGACGATGATTACAACGAAATCATGGACGATTACGAAGACATGTACGACAAGTAA
- the lysS gene encoding lysine--tRNA ligase, whose amino-acid sequence MDYTELTEQERIRRQKMEELRAKGVDPFGSRFNRTTTTQAIRNQYEQYSHDELEQMHVEVVIAGRIIRKRDQGKAGFLQLQDRDSNIQVYVRKDAIGDDAFEVFLSSDLGDIVGIKGLVFRTKTNELTVKASEYTHLTKALRPLPDKFHGLQDVEESRRRRYVDLIVNEEARRIAMLRPRIIREIQKFFDGRGFIEVETPVLHPILGGAAARPFVTHHNTLDMPFYLRIATELPLKRLIVGGLEAVYEIGRLFRNEGMDAKHNPEFTTIEAYLAYSDMEGMMDLVEDAMSTVVYNVLGTYEITYGEKQINMAPKWARVHMVEAIKNITGVDFFEIADLETATKVAKEKHIKVEKHYGVGHIIQAFFDEFVEDTITQPTFVYGHPIEVSPLAKKNAQNPRFTDRFELFIDGREYANAFSELNDPVDQRGRFEDQLKEKELGNDEATEMDVDFVEALEYGMPPAGGLGIGIDRFIMLICNVNNIRDVILFPHMKHKP is encoded by the coding sequence ATGGATTATACTGAATTAACCGAACAAGAACGTATAAGACGTCAAAAAATGGAAGAATTAAGAGCTAAAGGTGTCGATCCATTTGGTTCACGATTTAACCGCACAACCACAACCCAAGCCATTAGAAACCAATATGAACAATACAGCCACGATGAACTTGAACAAATGCATGTTGAAGTGGTCATTGCCGGTCGTATCATTCGTAAAAGAGACCAAGGTAAGGCAGGTTTCTTACAACTTCAAGACCGCGATTCTAACATTCAAGTGTATGTCAGAAAAGACGCGATTGGCGACGATGCATTTGAAGTCTTCTTAAGCAGTGACTTAGGCGACATTGTTGGTATCAAAGGCTTAGTGTTTAGAACCAAAACCAATGAACTCACCGTTAAGGCGAGTGAATATACCCATTTAACGAAAGCGTTGAGACCACTACCGGACAAGTTCCACGGTCTTCAAGACGTTGAAGAATCCCGTCGTAGACGTTATGTCGACTTAATCGTCAACGAAGAAGCGAGACGCATCGCGATGTTAAGACCAAGAATCATTAGAGAAATTCAAAAATTCTTTGATGGTAGGGGCTTCATCGAAGTCGAAACCCCTGTACTTCACCCAATCCTTGGGGGCGCTGCAGCTAGACCGTTCGTCACACACCACAACACCTTAGATATGCCATTCTATCTACGTATCGCTACCGAATTACCACTTAAACGTCTAATCGTAGGCGGCTTAGAAGCAGTCTATGAAATTGGTCGTTTGTTCCGTAATGAGGGTATGGATGCGAAACATAACCCAGAATTTACCACCATTGAAGCTTACTTAGCGTATTCCGATATGGAAGGTATGATGGATTTGGTTGAAGACGCGATGTCTACCGTTGTGTACAACGTTTTAGGCACTTATGAAATCACTTATGGTGAAAAACAAATCAACATGGCACCAAAATGGGCGAGAGTTCATATGGTTGAAGCGATTAAAAACATCACTGGTGTTGACTTCTTCGAGATTGCTGATTTAGAAACCGCGACTAAGGTTGCGAAAGAAAAACACATCAAAGTTGAAAAACACTACGGTGTAGGACACATCATTCAAGCCTTCTTCGATGAATTCGTTGAAGATACCATCACACAACCCACTTTCGTTTACGGACACCCAATTGAAGTGTCTCCACTAGCGAAAAAGAATGCTCAAAACCCGAGATTCACAGACCGTTTTGAATTGTTCATTGATGGTAGAGAATATGCGAATGCGTTCTCTGAACTCAATGACCCAGTGGATCAAAGAGGCCGTTTTGAGGATCAATTGAAAGAAAAAGAATTGGGTAACGATGAAGCGACTGAAATGGACGTCGATTTCGTAGAAGCCCTTGAATATGGGATGCCACCAGCAGGTGGTCTCGGGATTGGTATCGACAGATTCATTATGCTTATTTGCAACGTGAATAATATCCGCGATGTCATTCTGTTCCCTCACATGAAACACAAACCTTAA
- the fba gene encoding class II fructose-1,6-bisphosphate aldolase, which translates to MALVSAKEMLIKARDNGYGVAQININNLEWTKATLQVAQELNSPIILGVSEGAAKYMGGYRLVMAMVKELIASQGITVPVAVHLDHGTYEGAYKALESGFTSIMFDGSHYPIAENVEKTREIVAACHAKGVSVEAEVGSIGGEEDGVIGAGELADPKECELIASLGVDLFAAGIGNIHGKYPANWKGLDFDVLQEVQRVTNRVPLVLHGGTGIPEHMIKKAISLGVTKINVNTELQLAFAEATRKYIEAGKDLESKGFDPRKLLAPGVEAIKKVVREKLTMFGSVNKA; encoded by the coding sequence ATGGCATTAGTTTCTGCAAAAGAAATGTTAATCAAGGCTAGAGATAACGGTTATGGCGTCGCTCAAATCAACATCAACAACCTTGAATGGACAAAAGCAACCCTACAAGTTGCACAAGAATTGAACTCCCCAATCATCTTAGGCGTATCTGAAGGCGCAGCTAAGTACATGGGTGGTTATCGTTTAGTCATGGCGATGGTCAAAGAATTGATCGCGTCACAAGGCATCACAGTACCAGTAGCTGTACATCTAGACCATGGTACTTATGAAGGTGCATACAAAGCATTAGAATCCGGATTCACATCCATCATGTTTGACGGTTCTCATTATCCAATCGCTGAAAACGTTGAAAAGACCAGAGAAATCGTCGCAGCTTGCCACGCAAAAGGCGTGTCTGTTGAAGCTGAAGTTGGTTCCATCGGCGGCGAAGAAGACGGCGTCATTGGTGCAGGTGAATTGGCTGATCCAAAAGAATGCGAACTCATCGCGTCCTTAGGTGTTGACCTATTCGCAGCAGGTATTGGTAACATCCACGGTAAATACCCTGCAAACTGGAAAGGCTTAGACTTCGATGTACTACAAGAAGTACAAAGAGTCACCAACAGAGTACCTCTAGTATTACACGGTGGTACAGGTATTCCTGAACACATGATCAAAAAAGCGATCTCTTTAGGCGTTACAAAGATCAACGTTAACACTGAATTACAATTGGCATTCGCTGAAGCTACACGTAAATACATCGAAGCTGGTAAAGACTTAGAATCCAAAGGCTTTGACCCACGTAAATTATTAGCACCAGGCGTTGAAGCAATCAAGAAAGTGGTTAGAGAAAAATTAACCATGTTCGGATCCGTTAACAAGGCTTAA
- a CDS encoding uracil-xanthine permease family protein: protein MEEKLIVGIQERPSSILKWVVLSLQHVFAMFGATVLVPLITGLDIGVALVASGLGTLIYILCTKGKVPVYLGSSFAYMTTITATATASGSFDSSLIGLMVVGLIYIVVALIIRFAGSDWLKHLLPPVVIGPMIIIIGLGLAGVAVSNIGLANGAFNGDVAAVALITFIAVSAMAVYGKGFIKIVPFLLAIFVGYIAAVLFGIVDFEIFKEVSFFQVPNFQIFGTYDINLDAVLVFAPLAFVTIAEHIGDHVVLGEITGNDFIKDPGLDKTLLGDGIATLVAGAIGGPANTTYGENTGVVAITKVGSVYVTGLAAVFAILLGFFGYIQAFIASIPWAVIGGMTVVLYGLIAANGVKVLIKDRTDLGNMKNLIIVSTMLVLGLGGAVIQLTPTAALTGMSLAAVVGIILNLVFNGFSSKA from the coding sequence ATGGAAGAGAAATTGATTGTCGGGATTCAAGAAAGACCATCATCGATTTTGAAATGGGTTGTACTTAGTTTACAACACGTATTCGCGATGTTTGGAGCAACGGTACTTGTACCACTCATTACGGGGTTAGACATTGGGGTGGCTTTGGTAGCCAGTGGTTTAGGTACTCTAATTTACATTTTATGTACTAAAGGTAAAGTGCCTGTTTATTTGGGTAGTAGTTTTGCTTATATGACAACCATTACAGCGACCGCGACAGCTTCTGGGTCATTTGATTCAAGCTTAATCGGTTTGATGGTGGTTGGTTTGATTTATATTGTGGTCGCACTCATCATTCGTTTTGCAGGTAGTGATTGGTTAAAACATTTATTACCACCAGTTGTCATCGGACCGATGATCATCATCATTGGTTTAGGGCTTGCCGGTGTCGCAGTTAGTAACATTGGACTAGCGAATGGTGCATTCAATGGGGATGTTGCTGCAGTCGCATTAATCACATTCATCGCGGTATCTGCGATGGCCGTTTATGGTAAAGGATTCATTAAAATCGTACCATTCCTATTAGCTATTTTCGTTGGATATATCGCAGCCGTACTTTTCGGTATTGTCGATTTTGAAATCTTTAAGGAAGTATCCTTCTTCCAAGTACCAAACTTCCAAATCTTCGGTACTTATGACATTAACTTAGACGCTGTATTGGTGTTCGCACCGCTTGCGTTTGTCACCATTGCAGAACACATTGGTGACCATGTCGTTTTAGGTGAAATCACTGGTAATGACTTTATAAAAGACCCAGGTCTCGATAAGACTTTACTAGGTGATGGGATTGCAACCCTTGTTGCCGGTGCAATTGGTGGCCCTGCCAACACCACATATGGTGAAAACACAGGCGTTGTAGCCATCACAAAAGTAGGTTCAGTCTATGTAACAGGATTAGCCGCAGTATTTGCGATACTACTTGGATTCTTTGGATACATCCAAGCGTTCATCGCAAGTATTCCATGGGCAGTCATCGGTGGAATGACCGTGGTATTATACGGTTTAATCGCAGCCAACGGGGTCAAAGTATTGATCAAAGATAGAACCGATTTAGGCAATATGAAAAACCTGATCATCGTCTCAACCATGTTGGTTTTAGGTTTAGGTGGTGCAGTCATTCAATTGACACCAACTGCAGCTCTTACAGGCATGAGTTTAGCAGCTGTTGTCGGGATTATTTTAAACCTTGTATTCAACGGATTCAGTTCAAAAGCATAA
- a CDS encoding CTP synthase has protein sequence MKTKFIFVTGGVVSSLGKGIMASTVGQLLKSRGLKVFMQKFDPYINVDPGTLSPYQHGEVFVTDDGCETDLDLGHYERFIDENLSKDSSVTTGKIYQTVIDKERKGVYLGATIQVIPHITNEIKDRLKRVALSSKADVVITEIGGTVGDIESLPFLEAIRQARRDFGHKNTLYIHTTLLPYLRAANEIKTKPTQHSVKELRSLGISPDMIVLRSEVPVAKSTKEKIALFCDVETDHVFESVDVDVLYKTIPNLKAQKIDDLILEHFELEPKMEADLSPWMDLIHKIEHAKDTINIALVGKYVSLHDAYLSVSESLKHAGYHFGKNINIKYLNAEKINTENVKEVLAGSDGVLVPGGFGERATEGKMAAIQYARTHNVPFFGICYGLQLASIEFARNVMGIGLATTTEIDPATKYPIIDLMHSQDLSKDLGGTQRLGLYTCHIKPNTLAQKLYQKDVIEERHRHRYEFNNAYREAFESYGMVFSGLHEKLNLVEMIEIPEHPFFIACQFHPEFLSRPLRPHPIFKGFIEAAILNKQDK, from the coding sequence ATGAAAACAAAGTTTATTTTCGTTACCGGCGGTGTCGTTTCATCGCTTGGTAAAGGCATTATGGCGTCCACGGTTGGACAGCTACTCAAGAGTCGTGGACTCAAAGTATTCATGCAAAAATTCGACCCATACATCAACGTCGACCCAGGCACATTGTCGCCTTACCAACATGGTGAGGTGTTTGTTACCGATGACGGTTGTGAAACAGACCTCGATTTAGGACATTATGAACGCTTCATCGATGAAAACTTATCGAAAGATTCCTCAGTAACCACAGGGAAAATCTATCAAACCGTCATCGATAAAGAACGTAAAGGTGTTTACCTTGGCGCAACCATCCAAGTCATTCCACACATCACGAATGAAATCAAAGACCGTTTGAAACGGGTTGCTTTATCATCTAAAGCGGATGTGGTCATCACTGAAATTGGTGGGACCGTTGGGGACATTGAATCGCTCCCTTTTTTAGAAGCCATCCGACAAGCCAGACGTGATTTTGGGCATAAAAACACGTTATACATCCACACCACCTTGTTACCATATTTAAGAGCAGCGAATGAAATTAAAACCAAACCGACCCAACACTCGGTTAAAGAGTTGAGATCTTTAGGGATTTCACCGGATATGATCGTTTTAAGAAGTGAAGTACCGGTTGCGAAATCGACCAAAGAAAAGATTGCGTTATTTTGTGACGTAGAAACAGACCACGTATTTGAATCGGTCGATGTCGATGTCTTGTATAAAACCATTCCGAACTTGAAGGCTCAAAAAATCGATGATTTGATTTTAGAACACTTTGAATTAGAACCTAAGATGGAAGCTGATTTATCCCCGTGGATGGATTTGATTCATAAGATTGAACATGCAAAAGATACCATCAACATCGCATTGGTAGGTAAATATGTCAGCCTTCATGATGCGTATTTATCGGTTTCTGAATCCTTAAAACATGCAGGTTATCACTTTGGTAAAAACATCAACATCAAGTATCTAAATGCAGAAAAAATCAATACAGAAAATGTGAAGGAAGTGTTGGCCGGTTCTGACGGTGTCTTGGTACCGGGGGGCTTTGGTGAACGTGCTACCGAAGGTAAAATGGCAGCCATTCAATACGCGAGAACCCACAACGTACCATTCTTTGGCATTTGTTATGGTTTACAACTCGCTTCGATTGAGTTTGCGAGAAATGTCATGGGTATTGGGCTAGCAACAACGACTGAAATCGATCCTGCAACCAAATATCCAATCATCGATTTGATGCATTCACAAGACCTCTCCAAAGATTTGGGTGGGACACAACGCTTAGGGTTATACACCTGTCATATCAAACCAAATACATTGGCTCAAAAGCTCTATCAAAAAGATGTCATTGAAGAAAGACATCGCCACCGTTATGAGTTCAATAATGCCTATCGTGAAGCTTTTGAATCTTATGGCATGGTTTTCTCTGGATTACACGAAAAACTCAACTTAGTCGAGATGATTGAAATTCCTGAACACCCATTCTTTATCGCTTGTCAGTTCCATCCAGAGTTCTTATCTAGACCACTTCGCCCTCATCCAATTTTTAAAGGATTCATCGAAGCAGCAATTCTGAATAAACAAGACAAATGA
- the recR gene encoding recombination mediator RecR → MKYPESFLKLVEDFKKFPGIGKKTAERLALYTISTIEKNQIDAFSQHLVEAKQNISHCPVCGTLMESHCPICEDLNRERNTIMVVSEDKDVFVLERNPIYHGLYHVLGGSIDFSRGIGPEDLNIESLFQRLNGIEEIILSLAGTVEGELTAQYLKELLKPKGIKVSRIAYGIPVGADLSFADDHTLELALNNRQKYE, encoded by the coding sequence ATGAAATACCCTGAAAGTTTTTTAAAACTCGTAGAAGATTTTAAAAAATTTCCTGGCATTGGTAAAAAGACCGCAGAACGATTGGCACTTTATACCATCTCTACGATTGAAAAAAATCAAATCGACGCATTCAGCCAACATTTGGTTGAAGCGAAACAAAACATCTCACATTGTCCAGTGTGTGGTACCTTAATGGAAAGCCACTGCCCTATTTGTGAAGACCTTAACCGTGAACGAAACACCATCATGGTGGTTTCGGAAGACAAAGATGTGTTCGTCTTGGAACGCAACCCAATCTACCATGGGCTATACCATGTATTGGGGGGTTCAATTGATTTTTCTAGAGGCATTGGCCCAGAAGATTTAAACATTGAATCATTGTTTCAACGATTGAATGGGATTGAAGAAATCATCCTGTCTTTGGCAGGTACTGTGGAAGGGGAACTCACCGCACAGTACTTAAAAGAATTACTCAAACCTAAAGGCATCAAGGTTTCTCGTATTGCATATGGCATTCCAGTCGGTGCGGATTTAAGTTTCGCGGATGATCACACCCTAGAACTCGCACTGAATAATAGACAAAAGTACGAATAA
- a CDS encoding lysoplasmalogenase, which yields MLKNKVYDARFLTPLMIVITYVWIQLFNLSGIGVNAGMVYQMILVLYVFFLTFYKQIKPLQKLYLVLGILFCLIGDMALSRAFDTPNGYRLPIGMGLFFIGHVNFILGIFSFRKPKIKSFRTNFLIVFSVIVLLFVFTVFNPDELLLSILAIVYAVALGIGLTLGLSMKDNPIYRFLAWGYGIFIFSDWLIAIRAIKGWNTPDLINNQGVWLTYIVALSLICYSIVHLNRSINK from the coding sequence ATGTTAAAAAATAAAGTGTATGATGCGCGATTTTTGACCCCATTGATGATCGTCATCACCTATGTATGGATTCAATTATTTAACCTGTCTGGCATAGGGGTAAATGCCGGTATGGTCTATCAAATGATTTTGGTTTTATATGTGTTTTTCTTAACGTTTTATAAGCAGATCAAACCACTTCAAAAATTATACTTAGTCTTAGGTATCTTATTTTGCTTAATTGGGGATATGGCGCTATCTCGCGCTTTTGATACACCTAACGGTTATCGTTTACCGATTGGTATGGGTCTATTTTTTATTGGTCACGTGAATTTTATCTTAGGCATTTTCAGCTTTAGAAAACCCAAAATAAAGTCTTTTAGAACCAACTTTTTAATCGTCTTTTCTGTGATTGTTTTGTTATTCGTATTTACCGTATTTAATCCGGATGAACTGTTGTTATCCATCTTAGCAATCGTGTACGCGGTTGCGTTAGGCATTGGATTAACCTTAGGATTATCCATGAAGGATAACCCTATCTATCGTTTCCTCGCGTGGGGGTATGGTATCTTTATATTTTCTGACTGGTTGATTGCAATCAGAGCCATCAAAGGTTGGAACACCCCTGATCTAATCAATAATCAAGGGGTTTGGTTAACCTATATTGTTGCGTTGTCTTTAATTTGTTATTCAATCGTCCACCTCAATCGCTCTATAAACAAATAA